CAGGCAAAATTCGAACAGGTCTCGCACGAGCACCTGGTCCATCGTCGGCCCCATGGACAGATGATGCGATCCTTCCCCCGGTTCGCCGGGATAAAAGCTGTTTTCCGGGGAATTGGAAGGACCGGTGACGAGCCATCCGTATTTCGGATGAACGGTCATGTAGTCCAGGAAGAAGGCCGCCGCTTCCTTCAGCACGGGATACGCCAGCTCCGCCAGAAATTCGCGGTCCAGCCCGAACTCGTAATGCTCGCGCAGATGGGTAGCCAGCCACAGCCCTCCTGTTACGTTAAGTCCCCAAGAATAATACCAGCCCGGCTGCGAGAATCCCCAGGCGTTCGTGAAGACGTGCGCCGCCCAGCCTTCGCAGCCGTATAAGCCTTGGGCGGTCTCGCGGCCCGCTTCGGCGAGACGTCCGATAAAGCGCATGAGCGGCAGATGGCATTCGCCAAGGCCGGCCGCCTCCTGCAAGTAATAATTCATCTCCGTATTCACGTCGAGATGATAGTCGCAGCTCCAGGCCATGCGGCTCGCCTCGCCGTCGTTCCATATGCCCTGCAAATGCATAGGGAGCGGGGAATCGGCCCGCGATCCGGCGATGGACAAATAGCGGCCGTACTGATAGAACAGCGCATACAGCTGCGGATCGTCCTTGAGACCGCTTCCAATCGCGCGGATTCGCTCATCGGTCGGCAGCTGCTCGCGATCCGAAAACCCGAGCTGCAGATCGATCCGTTCGAACAGGCTGCGATGATCGGCGATATGATCCGCGCGCAGGCGCTCGTATCCTTTGGCAAGCGCGTCCTTGATTTGTCTCGCCGGCGCTTCCGCCCACTCGCCGCCCGTTTGGCCGTAATCGGTAGCGGCCGCGAAATAGACGAACGCTTCAAGCGCGCCGTTGACGACGATCGTGCCGGCTTCGGCGGCGACCGAACCGCCGCTGGCCGCGACCTTGATCAGTCCCTGCGCGCGCACTCCGCATGTGCCGTCGCTGTGGACGTTTTCCGTCGCCCGGCTGCGAAACGCGATCGAATCGCCCGCCTCCTCATGCGACTCGAACGTGTCCGTTCGCCCGGCAAGCGACAGCCGAAAGGAAATCCTTCCTTCCTCTCCGCTCCAAATCCGCATGGCCAGGACGCCGTCCGGATGCGAGGCAAACGTTTCTCTGACATGCGGCTTGCCGTCCAGCCGGCAGGTTGTGCGTACGATCGCATCATTCAAGTCCAGCACGCGCTCGTATCCTTCCCCTTCGGCAGGAAAATCAATCCGGATATCGCAGAGCGCCAAATTTGTGCCGAAATTGCCCTTCTCCGGCTGAAGCGCTTTCTGCGCCAGCTCTTCCCC
This genomic window from Paenibacillus humicola contains:
- a CDS encoding glycoside hydrolase family 95 protein translates to MNESKLRYLHPAADWRKGLPIGNGRLGAVVIGGAGSETLHLTETTYWSGKPEPVLRNKHAKADLQRMRQAFFDGDFKRGEELAQKALQPEKGNFGTNLALCDIRIDFPAEGEGYERVLDLNDAIVRTTCRLDGKPHVRETFASHPDGVLAMRIWSGEEGRISFRLSLAGRTDTFESHEEAGDSIAFRSRATENVHSDGTCGVRAQGLIKVAASGGSVAAEAGTIVVNGALEAFVYFAAATDYGQTGGEWAEAPARQIKDALAKGYERLRADHIADHRSLFERIDLQLGFSDREQLPTDERIRAIGSGLKDDPQLYALFYQYGRYLSIAGSRADSPLPMHLQGIWNDGEASRMAWSCDYHLDVNTEMNYYLQEAAGLGECHLPLMRFIGRLAEAGRETAQGLYGCEGWAAHVFTNAWGFSQPGWYYSWGLNVTGGLWLATHLREHYEFGLDREFLAELAYPVLKEAAAFFLDYMTVHPKYGWLVTGPSNSPENSFYPGEPGEGSHHLSMGPTMDQVLVRDLFEFCLKAAGLLDTDRGLQERLKRTIALLPPLQIGASGQLQEWLEDYAEAEPDHRHLSHLFSLYPGNQITPERTPALSEAAKTTLESRMRGDSLEDVEFTLSLFAAGFARLHDGGRAHDQLAYLLGQLVFDNLLTFSKAGIAGAEANIFVIDGNFGGAAAIGEMLLQSHADAIRLLPALPKQWHTGRVSGLRAKGSAEIGLVWENGRLTRASVKAHSAGTATIRYGELSASLTLVPGAEYLFDGGLNPLGESSR